A region from the Lycium barbarum isolate Lr01 chromosome 8, ASM1917538v2, whole genome shotgun sequence genome encodes:
- the LOC132607586 gene encoding cytochrome P450 98A2-like: MAFPLVLSISILLIFLCYKLYHLLTSKLPPGPWPWPLIGNLFDIKPVRFRCFAEWAQIYGPIFSFYVGSQLNVVVNNAELAKEVLKDNDQHLANRFRTKPLENVSKNGMDLIWADYGPHYVKVRKVCNLELFTPKRLEALRPIREDEVTAMVENIFRDSARSRNVSNTLMLRSYLGSVAFNNITRLTFGKRFMNSKGEVDEQGEELKAIVTNGMKISGRLNLGEFVPWLRWAFKHENEALEAQDKHLDKFTRTMMEEHTLARTKTGKTKQHFVDALLTLQKEYDLSDDTVISLLWDMIAAGMDTVAITVEWAMAELVKNPRVQQKVQEELDRVIGSERTVNESDISNLSYLQYVVKESLRLHPPTPLMLPHMAGNNAKVGGYNIPKGSIVHVNVWALGRDPRIWKDPLQFWPERFLKEDVDMKGHDYRLLPFGSGRRTCPGTNLAINLVTSMLAHLLHHFIWSLPNGVEVEEVDMMESPGTVTYMQTPLHVVPTPRLPLRLYTHVE; this comes from the exons ATGGCTTTTCCTTTAGTACTCTCCATATCTATACTTCTCATATTTTTATGTTACAAGCTCTACCACCTGCTCACCTCCAAGCTGCCGCCAGGGCCTTGGCCGTGGCCGCTCATAGGAAACCTCTTCGACATAAAGCCGGTGAGGTTTCGGTGCTTCGCCGAATGGGCCCAAATTTATGGGCCCATATTTTCTTTTTACGTTGGATCACAGCTAAATGTGGTGGTGAATAATGCGGAACTTGCAAAAGAAGTTCTTAAAGACAATGACCAACATTTGGCCAACAGGTTTAGAACTAAGCCTCTTGAAAATGTAAGTAAAAATGGGATGGATTTGATTTGGGCAGATTATGGGCCTCATTATGTGAAAGTAAGGAAGGTTTGTAATCTTGAGCTTTTTACTCCAAAGAGACTTGAAGCTCTTAGGCCCATTAGAGAAGATGAAGTTACTGCCATGGTTGAGAACATTTTCAGAGACTCTGCTAGGTCTC GCAATGTTAGTAATACCTTGATGCTTAGGAGCTACTTGGGATCAGTAGCATTCAACAACATAACAAGGCTAACATTTGGTAAAAGATTTATGAACTCAAAAGGTGAAGTTGATGAGCAAGGTGAAGAACTCAAAGCCATTGTCACGAATGGGATGAAGATTTCAGGAAGACTAAATTTGGGTGAGTTTGTACCATGGTTACGTTGGGCCTTTAAACATGAAAATGAAGCTCTTGAGGCACAAGACAAGCATTTGGACAAATTTACAAGAACTATGATGGAAGAACACACACTTGCTAGGACAAAAACTGGGAAAACCAAACAACACTTTGTTGATGCTTTGCTTACTCTTCAGAAGGAGTATGATCTTAGTGATGACACTGTTATTAGCCTTCTTTGG GATATGATAGCAGCAGGGATGGACACAGTAGCCATAACTGTTGAATGGGCTATGGCAGAACTGGTAAAGAATCCAAGAGTTCAACAAAAGGTCCAAGAAGAGTTAGACCGGGTTATCGGGTCGGAGCGGACCGTAAACGAATCAGATATCTCCAACCTCTCCTATCTACAATATGTAGTCAAAGAATCACTAAGGTTGCACCCTCCAACTCCACTAATGTTGCCTCACATGGCCG GTAACAATGCTAAAGTGGGTGGTTACAACATTCCTAAAGGTTCAATTGTACATGTTAATGTATGGGCCTTAGGTCGTGATCCAAGAATTTGGAAAGACCCTTTGCAATTTTGGCCAGAAAGATTCCTGAAAGAGGATGTGGACATGAAGGGACATGACTATAGGTTATTACCATTTGGTTCTGGTAGACGTACATGTCCAGGAACCAACCTTGCAATTAATTTGGTCACGTCTATGTTAGCCCATTTGTTGCACCATTTTATTTGGTCACTGCCAAATGGTGTCGAGGTTGAAGAAGTTGATATGATGGAGAGTCCTGGTACTGTCACTTACATGCAAACTCCATTACATGTTGTTCCAACCCCTAGGTTGCCACTACGCTTGTACACACATGTCGAGTGA